The Shewanella algae DNA segment GCTGTTTATCCCTGCGGCGCTGAGCCACACCTTTGGCCTGTTTTTACTGGCGTTGTTTGTTCTGGGAACCGGCCTTACCATACTGCAAACCGCGGCCAATCCATACATTGTTTGCATTGGTCCGCGAGAAAGCGCCGCCATGCGGATCAGCTGTATGGGCGTGGTCAACAAGGGCGCCGGTTTTATTGTTCCTTTGGTGTTCAGTGCCTGGGTGCTGACAGGTATGGATGCTTTTACGCCGGAAGCGTTGGCACAGCTCAGTGAGCTTGAGCGCACTGCGGCATTGGAGCAACTGTCTGCCCGCTTGGTGCAGCCTTACCTGGCGATGGCGGTTGTCTTGGCTCTGTTGCTGCTGTATGTGCGATTTTCGCCTCTGCCCGAACTGCAACTTGAACAGGGCTGCCAGGTCAAAAGCTGTGACAGCTTGGTACCGAGAACAGATTGGCGCGCCATTCTGGCCTATCCTCAGGCTATTCTCGGAGCACTGACTCTCTTTATGTATATAGGTGCCGAAGTGATTGCCGGTGACAGCATAGGCCTCTATGGCCAGCATCTTAAAGTGGCCGAATTTGGCATTCTGACCTCCTACACCATGGGATTTATGGTGCTGGGCTATTTGCTCGGCATACTCTTGATCCCAAGAGTAATGAGTCAGCGCAGCGCTTTGGTGGGCTCGGCGCTGGCTGGGTTGGTGTTTACTTTGGGGATCATGCTTGGAGATGAAACCAGCATGCAGCTGTCGAGCCTCTTGCTCGAACCTTTGGGGATAATGCCGCTGCCGGATCCCTTGCTTTACCTTGCGCTACTTGGCTTTGCCAACGCCTTGGTCTGGCCCGCTGTCTGGCCGCTGGCGCTGGAAGGGCTCGGCCGCCTGACTGCTGTGGCCTCGGCACTGCTCATCATGGGCATAGCCGGTGGCGCCTTGCTGCCCTTGCTCTATGGCGCCTTGGTGCATCAGGGTGTGCCTCATCAAAGCGCCTACGGGATCCTCCTTCCCTGCTATGGGATGATCCTTTATTACGCCGTTGCCGGCCACAAGCTGCGGGCCTGGTCGGGAGCGGCCGCCACCAAAGCCGTGATTGACTGAGACCTCAGTAGATCCAGAAAAATACCGCCATGCTGACGATAGTGGTCAGCAGGGTGTTGCGGGTCAGCAGTGCCAGTAAGGCCGCCAGCAGTGCACAGCTGAGGTAGGGATTGCTCAGGCTCAGTTGCAACTCGCCGTCTCGCAGAAACACTATGGGGGCGAAGATGGCGCTTAATACCGCCGGCGCTGAAAAGCCAAGGAAAGCCTGGGTTTTCTTGCCAAGCCGTATCGGCAGCCCGGGCTCAAGCAGTAAATAACGGCTGAGTATCACCAACAGCGCCATTGTCAGTATGGTTAACCAAATCATGCCTGCTCCTCGCCTTTATCTTGTGTTGTCTCAACCGGTTTAACAGGACTGCTGCCCAAGAGGCTTTGATAGATATACCCCACAGCCATGGCGGTTACGGCGGCGATCAGCAGGCCACCCGGGATAGCCAGTGCTTCACACAGGACGCTCAGCAACATGGCCGTGAGCACACATAAGGCGGTGGCAACATTGACTATCCTCGGCACCACCAAAGCGATAAAGGTGGCTGCGATGGCAAAATCCAGTCCCAGAGAGCCGAGATTATCCATAGAGCTGCCGGCAAGAATTCCGGCCAGGGTTGCCAGATTCCAGCCAAGATAAAAACTCAAACCAGCTCCCAGGGCGTACCAGGGCCTAAGGGGACTTTCCTTGCTTTGATTGGCAACCGCAAAGAGTTCATCCGTGAGCAGAAAACCCAGTGTCAGGCGCCAGCGCAGAGGTAAAGGGCTGATGGCTGGACGCATCGCCATGGCATACAGCAGATGACGCGAGGTAATCAATGCCGTGGTAACCAAAATGGCCAGTAGGCCTGAACCTGCCTTTATCATTCCGAGGGCGACCAACTGCGCCGAGCCTGCGAAAACAAACAGGCTCATGGCTTGACTCTCTAAGGCGCTGAGTCCGGTTTCCAGTGCCAGCGAGCCGGCCAATATTCCCCAGGGGATAACAGCTAAAGTCAGCGGCATTACCGCCAGGGTACCCCGTAAAAATTCGCGGCCCCGGTTAAGTTCCTGAACGCATGATGATTGCTGATTGTGAATGGTCAATCTTGACTCCATCTTGATGATTTTTCTGTTTGAACAAATTGGCCCGGAGTGGTGCCGAATGCCCGTTTGAATTGACGGTTCGAATACATCCGTCATTGCCAAGTCTAAAGACTCTGATCTTATGGTTAGGTTTTTGCTTTTATAATCATAACACTTTGAATTATAGTGGATGAATAAGTCAATGTTCCCAACCTTTGGCACCTTGGGGTGGTACAAAAAGGTGGTACAAAAGAGATGGCATTTATGATTCAACCTAAGCCCGATCCTAAGACCGGTGTATACAAGGTCAGGAAGGTCATTCCTGTCGAACTCAGACCCTTCCTTGAAGGTAAATCAGAGTTAAAACGCAGTCTCGATACCAAGGATGCCAAAGAAGCAAAGCAAAGGGCATCTGCAGCAGTTGCGGAATTGGAAGCGTTGGTTGCAACGGCGAGGATCAGGCTTGCTAACCAAGAGCAAGAATGCACCATCAGTAATAGCGACTTAGATGCTATCGTATCTCGTTGGGTGACCTATGAAGCCTCCAGGCTTGACCAGCCCGAGATATTGGCCCGTTACATCAGGGAGACTGATGAAGGAGTTGAGTACAATCATGACTTGTTTGAGGAGCTTGAAGAAGCAGCTCTCAGCAATTACTACGTACATGGCAGGGAAGCCGTAGAGAAGAAATTTGTTAAACATATGGCATCATTCATCGATGAAGCCCTGATGCTATCTGGGCTCAGTCTATCTGCTTTCAAACCGAGGCTCTACCTTGCCAAGGCTCTTGCAAAGCAATGTAAAACGTTTTGTAGTTCGGCTTTTGATAGGGAAGGGGTGGCACGTCGTGATGCAATACGAGGCTTGCCCTATCGGGGACCTTTCACTCAAACATACCCTGTTTCTAACCAGTCGACTCTGCTAAAAGGTATTCATCAAGAATTGGCCGACATGGGATTTACGGTCCTTTCTGATGCAAACGAGTCATACCGAGCTCAAGTAGATAGTCCAGAGGGGGCTATCTCTAACCAGTCAACCCTCCGTCAACTGTTTGAATGGGTTAACACCCAAAAGGGAATGACTTTTGATGGTTTCAAGTTACACAGATGGTTGCAAGATAGGACGCAACCTTGTAATCGAGCAGTTGAGTTCTTCGGTGATAAACCTATAGGTAGCATTGGCAAGCTTGAGCTCCGGAGCTTCTTTACCTTTATCATTACATGCCCAGTAAAGCCTAAAGCGGATATCAGAAGGTTGCCTTTTGCAGAGCAAGCCAAAGCAGCCAAAGCTCAAGGGCTAGCTACGATCACAGTTGCTACGGCTAAGAAAGAGTTAAATCTGATTTCAGGATACTTCCAAGAGGCGGTGAGGTTAGACGTTATCCCTTCCAATCCGTGCCATGGTGTATCCCCTAAGCCCCAAACCAAGTCATCATTGAGAGAGCGAGGCTATTCAGAATCCGAGGTGGCCAGGATCTTCTCCTTATCCATGTTTCGTGAGCTTGAACCTAAAACACTGGCTCGATATGGTGCAGCACCTTATTGGTTACCCGTTCTATTAGCCTACACGGGTGCTAGAGCTGAAGAAATCGCACAGCTATACGTTCGTGATATCGAGCAACTAGAGGCTAATAACTCGTTTTGGTACATCCACATTCGTGACGCTAGAGAAGGGCAGTCAGTGAAAAATAATGAAGCGAGAAAGGTGCCGATATGTGATGCATTGATTGAACTCGGTTTCATTCGGTACGTTAAATCACTTCCGCCACATGGTCGCCTGTTCCCGCTCTTGAAAGCAAATGCGGCTGGTAAGCTTCACAATGGGGTTGCGGTGTACTTAAAGCGGAAGTTTCAGGAAGCCAACATCGAATTGTTTGAAGAGCTTAAGCCTTTGCATGCGTTTCGCCACCGATTTATTACCCAGGCCCGTCAAGTTATGCGGGAGGATATTCAGAATGCAATCACAGGTCACTCCAATGCCGGTAATGTTGGTAGAAGATATGGAAGCTACGCAGATCTACACACCGCCATCAATAAGATGCCCCGTATAGCAATCCCTCAAATGTATTAGGAATACTAAGTGCTGTCAGGGGGCCTTCCCCCTGACGTACACTTTATTACCAATCTTTAGGCATGGTATTTAGGCTCAAGTGCAGTAACAACAGAGCTGTAGAAGTCATGGTTACCTTCCATCCTGGGTTTTAACATCAATCCCTGAATACAGGCCTTGTTCTGCTTCCTAACCTTGGTAAACCCTTTATCCTTTAGCCGCTTAGTCATGATGTTGCGAGTCATCTTCCAGTCACTATCTCTCTCTGCCCAACGACGGAAGGCGTCGTATAGCTCATCTGTTGCGATATAGCTCTCCGGTTCGCTTATGGTCATTTCTTCCAAGAAGTTAGCAAGCAGATCTGACTCATGACGATACTCATCAATTCCTGCTTGAATACTTGCTGGTAATGAGCCCTTAATGCTTCGCTCAAGCCACATTTGTACTCCCTTAATGGCCCAGTTGAGGATGCCCGGCAGCTCTGCGTAGAGCTTTTCCATAAGCTTTGGGTCTAACTGGTTACCAGTAAAGCTGGCGTTAAAGGGGAGCAAAATCATCCGTCGCCACATTCCAGGACTGGTATCACGAATAACCGGTTTGTGGTTACCGATTATCATCAGGGTGAACATGGGTCTGTACTCCAGCTCATGCTTGGCGTAGAGCTGCCTGGCAACAATGATGTCATCCCCAGTCATGGACTTAACCAAGTTCTCATCCATACGAGAGCCTTCAGGGAGCTCGTTGGCCACCACCAGCCGACTACCCACCAGCTTGGCAAGAGATGGATTGGGACCTTTACCACTGCCATTGGTTTGCAATAGCACATCACTGCTTATCTGGTGGTAGTAACTCCCCATCAGTCGTTGCAGGATGTTCATAAAGGTACTCTTGCCGTTACAGCCATGGCCATGCAAGAAGAACATCACTTGCTCATCAGTACGGCCGGTTAAAGTGTAACCAACAATCCGTTGCAGTAGCTGGCCATACTCCTTATCCCCACAGGTAATCTCATCGATAAACTGCTCCCAACGAGGGCAGATAGCCGATTCGTCATAGCTTACCTCACTACAGCGGCTGATATACATCTCTGGGCTTGGTGCCAAGAGTTTTGCTGTATTGAGGTCTATGACACCATTCCGGACACCAAACTTCATTGGATCACAGTTCAAAGTACTCGCTTTGATCTGGTGGCTCGATTTGTATACCTCCAGCATATCCACCAGCTTCTTACGCTCTAGGCTTTTGCGTCCAAACTGAATGTATTTATCGGCGAGTTTGAAAGCCTCCTCCTCATTGGCTGCTGCCGCTGCACACTTTTCCATCATACCGTGCTTGATGATATTGTTTCCTACCTCGCTGGCTGCCTGTAATTCAGAATCCATTGTAGGTTCCCAGATGTTGTACTTGAAGCGATACATCTGACCAAATTCAGGAACAAAAGCAACGACGCGACCCCATAAAGTACTGAGCCGTTTGGCATTGCCAACGTCATTGAAGGTGTTTGGGTCTATGGAGTCCCAAATACTTGCAGTGGCTGCTGGTGTATCTTCAGCCTCTGCCGACGCTTCCTCTGGGCTGGCTTCCGCTGGTGGATAATGCGTACCGCACGTGCTGACTAACTCTTCAAGACTCAACGGGCTCTCGCCGCGAAGGTATTCATCGATATCCTTGCCATCACCTTCTGGCAAGGTCACTTGGATTAAGGATGGCAACCCTAGAGCGGCGACTCGTTCTCGATACTTGTTACCGGCATCATCATTATCGAAGAAGGTGATCAGTTGCCGATCTTTTAGTCGTTCAGCGAGCCAATTCAGTTGTGACTGACCCAACTGGCCATTGGTTGCCAGCACAGGACCTTGCCAGCCATGCTCTACCAAAGCCAGTAGGTCATGTTCACCTTCAACCAAGGCAACACAGCCCGAGCGGTCCATTGTATCTTGCCCATAAAACTGGATGTCGTTCAGCCAGTACTTCTTGGGCAATTGAAACTGCTTGGCTTTAGTGGGATCCTTAAAGGTAAAGCGGCAAATGTGTTTCTGCTCATCATAGTGAGGGAAGATGTAGACATCCTTGGGGAAGTAATCCCTGGGGCTAAATTGGCCTTTTTGCACCAGTCCAGAATCATAGAGCTCATCAAGATCGTATCCTTTAGCTGTTAGATGGCGCCAGAGTTCACCGCGGCTGTATCCAATTCCTAGGTCAATCAAAGTGTCTGAACTCAGCTTTCGCTTAGCCATCAGCCACGATAACGGCTTGCTGTCTTCCTCAATCATGGGTTCCCAATAGTACTCCCATGCATCCTCCAGCAACGCCTGACGTTGCTCCAACTGCTCCGGGGTCAACTGAGGAACGTCTTGAGCTGCTCTGGTGGTTTGTGGGCGGGGCTGGGTGTTGATGGTAACCCCTTTAATCTCACCACTTAGCAGTTTGTTGGCGGCATCAGAGGCATTTTTAGCGAGCTTACAGGTTACTAAAAAGCTAAAGATGTCCCCATGCTCATTACATGAATAGCAGTGATAGTGCTGCTCTTCAGAGTCGGTATGGTAAATCTTAAAGCAGCCTTTATGACCACAGAAGGGGCATACATCGTCGTCAAGTTGGCAGCAGTCGGATTGCGTTGGCTTGATGTTGTTGCCGGTTAGCTGGCAAATCAGTTCTGGCAGATCGAACATGGCCTTAATGCCAGCAAATCCAAGCTGTTTCAGAGTTGGTTGGGTATTACAGGTAAGAGTTGAACATAATGATGTCATAAGGACATCTCCTTGAAACTAAGGCCAGCAGATTAAAATAACTATTGAGAAAACCTGCTATTTTGGCCTTCGAGCCTTGTTTGGGCTCTTCCCCGGCAGGATTACCTTCCTAGGTTGCCTGCTGGGGCATTTACACCTCATCAATCGAATCTACGTTGATAAAGGTTAACCGACTGCATTCCGGCAGCGGTGATACTAGTCTGTCTGGTGATTAAGCCAGCCAGTTCCAAACGCCTGATATGACGCCTGGCAGTTCTTAGTGAATATCCACAACGCCTGGCCAACAGTTTGGCGAGGCTGATATTGCCGGTTTGCAGTAATCCACTTTGGACTGGCAATCGGCTAACCTCGAAGAGGGTCTTTCCCAACTGGTTCTTCAACAGCTCAAAGGGCACTTTGAAGTTATCAGTTGTATTACCTTGTACCGACACCTCCTTGCTAACATCTTGATTAAACATAGTGATCTCCCAGAGGGCATTTTGTGTCACCCCCTTGTTACTTATAGTTTTAATCGATTTTGACAAGCCATGAAAGCCCCTAAATGACGTTTACAGGAGGATTCGGCAAAACCGCAAGCTAGACTTGGAGATTTGCTTACATGAAATTTATTCATGAATATGAAGCATGATTTTCGAAATGGTTATAACGCAGGTATCACAATGGGTTAGCGGAGTTGTAGGTCAGTTGATGTCATACCTTACTCAGCCATCCTGACCCTCTGCTGAAAAATCGGCAATCTGACTAAAGTATTCTTATCTTTATTCCCTTAGGGACTTTTAAGAAATCATTAGAAAATTGGCAGAGCAATGCCCTAAATCCTTCAAAATGCTGACTACTCTTGGGTTTTGGGGAAACAGGCTCCAAAGCAAAATCGGCATAGGCCAACTTGGGGAGATTGCGGGGGAGAAGTGAGATGTGTCCATAGGGAAAATCTGTGAAATAACAACTGGTCAGTAAAAGGGGCTATTGGTAGACTTCCCATTTAACATCGTCTTAAAATGCTAATTCACATATCTTATACCATAAGAATTCTGGCTGAAAAATAAACAATATGAGACCGAGCGTACTTAGCGAGACAATCCATAACGATAAACCATTAGCAAATAAACGACGATTACTCGTTGGATTGTCTATGATATTAATTTGCATGTATTTTACTGGTGCCAAGGTGTCTGAGGCGAGCACACCGTTCCTTAAAGTGACCTTCGCGAATGTCAGTAATATTACAAATCTACTATTACTCTCTACTTGCTTCGTACTGATCAGGTATTACTCGTATGCGTGCATTTATCAAAGATCAGTATTTAAAGAGTGGACTAGCAAAATTTTAGATGATCCCTTCTTTTATCAATCTTGTGAGTACAGCGAACATGAGGAGGGTTATATGGTTAGTATTGCTCCAAGTTTCGCAGGGTATAATGATGAAGAATTTAGAATGGATGAAAGTTCGACACTTAAAGAGCGGTTCTTATTAAACTGGCTACTAAATGCTCAGATTCAATATGACTTAAGCTATGACTATGGCAGTCACAAATCTGAGCGTGTTTATCTTGTCAATATTAAACACCCCAAGAATTCGATTCTAGCATTATGTGTGGTTCTGAAACATTGGTGGGATGCCCAAGTGAGGTACCGAGAGTCACTGGATGTTTATGCTCCATATTTGATAGCTTTTACATCAATTGGATTGACCATATATCCTACTTTAAAGGAACTTGCTTAGTGTGAGATTTCCTCTCTATAAGGGAGTTAGTGAGTCTATCATTGGTGTATTTAAAGAGTAACATTCTCTGTTTCAGATGTTATCTCACCTGTATCTATGATTAAGGGGAACAAGGATTGAGCGATATCAAGCTGTTTAAGTGTAACTCAGATGAGGTGACTGAACTTGAAGGAAAGACTGCTGTGGTCGAAAGAGATTTACAGCAGTTGATTGAAAGAAATATGGAGGCTTGCCTCGGAGTTCGGTTTCTTGCCACTGAATACAACACTGGTAAGACCCATAGAGGCCGTATTGATTCGCTGGGATTAGATGAAAATGGTTGCCCGGTGATTATAGAGTACAAACGTCACACCAATGAAAACGTCATTAATCAAGGGCTGTTTTATCTCGATTGGTTGTTGGATCATCAGGCTGAATTCCAACTGTTGGTGATGAAGGTATTAGGTACCAAGGCTGCTGAAGGTATTGAATGGGAAGGCACTCGTCTTCTATGTATCGCTGGAGACTTTACCAAGTACGATGAACATGCTGTACAGCAGATAAATCGCAACATTGAACTGCTGCGTTATAAGTTGTTTGCCGATGATTTACTAATGCTGGAGTTAGTTAACGTTGTGGCTGCGTCAGGCCAGTTGTCAGGCCCAAAGAGCGAACTATCAACAAAGTCCAAGCAAAGGGCTTCTTATAACATGAAGACTCACTTGGAGCAGTTAGAACTGGCTCCAGCCTCCTTAAAACTCTTGTACGATAATGTAATAGACTTTGCTGCTAGCCTTGGAGATGACGTCCATTATAAGCAGCTCAAGCTGTACGGTGCGTTTAGGAGGATGAAGAACTTCATCTCTATCATAGTGTTGCCCAAGCAAGATCCAAAGTTGCAACTGTTATTGAAACTGGAACCTGAATCAATAGCGATGGAGGATGGCTTTAGCCGGGATGTCACTCATATTGGGCATTGGGGGACTGGTAATGTAGAGCTGACCATTAGGTCTCTTGAGGATTTAGAGAAATCAAAACCCCTTATTCAGAGGGCTTTTGAAGAAAACTAAATTAGATATGCAAAATTTATGCGATAGCTTTTCTTACCTTAAGTGTTTCATTTTTATGAAGTGGTGATGAATCGTTTTCAAAATCACTATTTATAAAGAAAACTCAAAGACTTAAGATAGCACTTTCGACGTTGTAGGGAATTATAAGTAAGACAGCTGAGACTGTGTCTTTCATAGCCCAAATGTTTGGTATGCTCATCTTCATTAGAAACAACTATTGGTAACTGATAGCTTAACACTTACTATCAGTTACACAGAAAAGCTATATATCGTCAAAGTAGTTAATCGTCAGACCATGTACCAGTTGATTGATAATGGATTATCTGCAACGTTATTATTCTTAGTTCCTCGAAACTTATATTAGTATGTGATGCATAAATCTTATCGTCCCGAGTTACAAGGATTGTATCGTGAATAAATCCCTTCGAAAGAAGAAACTGTGCAATTTCTTCCCGGTTGCGAAGTTCTCCTGTTTTCATCTCCCCTTGAAGATTCATTAGCTTACGATTGGGATCTTCTTCAAAAGGAACTATTTCTACAGAAAAGAATAGAAGTCTTGCTTCGTCGGCTCCTTTGATTTGAGCATCCCGGGATGTTTGGGTGAACTCGCCATCAACTAGTAGATGATCGTAGTTTATAGAAATCATTATAGTTCCTCAAAGTTTGATTTATTGTGTCTATAGGACACTATAGTGCTCCTATAGACATAATATGTCAATGGCTTTCTTCATAATGCTGGATCAGGACAGTATCTTCCTTATACCGTTAATCAATCGCATCCCTTTGAGGCATAAGAAACCTGAACTAAATCAATAGGAAGGGTTTGCTATGCAACTGACAATGAAACCGGCAGCCTCTAATGAAGGCAATGGTGAATACCAAGAGAGGGTCATTCGGGAGGCGATAAGCATCCTGGAGTCCCGATATCAGGACCACAATGTCAAAACAGCGGTGTTTACTTCTCCGCCTCTGGTAAAGGATTACCTTATGCTCCGGATGGCGGGGTACGAGAGAGAGGTGTTTGCCGTTCTGCTACTGGACAGCCAACACCGATTGATTGCTTGTGAAGAGCTGTTCTTTGGCACCATAGACGCCGCTGCTGTATATCCCAGAGAGGTGGTTAAGTTGACTCTTTCACGGAACGCCGCAGCGGTTATATTTGCCCATAATCATCCTTCAGGTATACCTGAGCCTTCCTCAGCCGACAGACGTATTACAGAGCGTCTGGTGAACGCTCTGGCCACTGTGGATGTGTCTGTGCTGGATCATCTGGTTATCGGGCAAGTGGATGTGGTGTCGTTTGCAGAGAGGGGCTGGTTATGATTGATAGTAAGCATATCGATTTGACCGAAGCCCGCCGGTGGCTACCCGTAAATGTCACTCTGAGTGGCATCTTACGGAGAACGTTGGAGGAACACCCTAATGTTCAATGTTCTGACGGCGTAACCCTCAATTTCCGAGATCCCAATTACTCAGTGGAGCATGGGGGCTATCACCCGGTTGAAATTCGACTGGAACGCTCTGACTCGGCTTCTGGATGGCGTTTGGTGTATATCACTGACTTTGCCTTCTTTGGCCAGATTTATCCTGAGTTGGAGAAAGAGTTGGACTTCAATCTATCAAATGGAACAGGGTATCAGGCTTACATGGGGGAGTATCCGCTAAACCACTTCCGAGGCCTTTACCGGATTTGGGAATCCAACTTCCGCTACTACCTAGGGTTAGGTGTCTATCAACTAACCGTCACTTGGGACTAAGCCTAAGACGTCCCTAACAACCAAATTGCAGTCAATTCGTCACTACATGGACCCATGTGGTGAGCCTTTGGCTGCCTGTTATCAACCATCAAAAGGAGAACATCATTAACGAACTACTCAGACGGGTCGCTAAAGCCGCACTACTGACCATAGTGCCGATACTTATCCAGGCCTTCACCGAACGCTATTTGTCCGACGAGGAAGCTTGGGAAGAGCCTCTTGATAAAGGAGATCAAGAGAACCGTAACTAACTGTATGCAAAGTCATTAAACCAAGCCTGTGTGACACGGTGGTAGAAGGACCCTTTCCCCGTGTCACATGGGTCCCTTTGCACCTTCTGAAGGGCTTGGTCAGTGTACCTTGCCCTATTGAACAGGAGTTATCTATGGCCGAAATAGGGTACGCCCGTGTATCTACTACGGGACAAAGCCTAGACGCACAACTGAAGGCATTAGCTGACTGCGACAAGGTATTTCAGGAGAAGGTTAGTGGAGCAGAGGGCGACCGACCTCAGTTAAAGCTGATGTTGGAGTTTGTCCGAGAAGGTGACGTCGTGATAGTCACCAAGTTGGATCGACTTGCACGGAACACTAAACATCTACTGGAGATAGCAGAGCTCTTGGAGAAGAAGAGGGTCTCCCTTCAAATCCAGAATCTGGGAATTGATACAGGGACCCCAACAGGAAAGCTAATGCTGACGATGGTTG contains these protein-coding regions:
- a CDS encoding MFS transporter, whose product is MDNNTLNRGGGTLLPMVLIGILFFVFGFVTWLNGALIPFLKIACELNELQAYLVAFVFYIAYFVMALPMSGLLTRFGYRAGLQIGLGVMASGALLFIPAALSHTFGLFLLALFVLGTGLTILQTAANPYIVCIGPRESAAMRISCMGVVNKGAGFIVPLVFSAWVLTGMDAFTPEALAQLSELERTAALEQLSARLVQPYLAMAVVLALLLLYVRFSPLPELQLEQGCQVKSCDSLVPRTDWRAILAYPQAILGALTLFMYIGAEVIAGDSIGLYGQHLKVAEFGILTSYTMGFMVLGYLLGILLIPRVMSQRSALVGSALAGLVFTLGIMLGDETSMQLSSLLLEPLGIMPLPDPLLYLALLGFANALVWPAVWPLALEGLGRLTAVASALLIMGIAGGALLPLLYGALVHQGVPHQSAYGILLPCYGMILYYAVAGHKLRAWSGAAATKAVID
- a CDS encoding AzlD domain-containing protein, translated to MIWLTILTMALLVILSRYLLLEPGLPIRLGKKTQAFLGFSAPAVLSAIFAPIVFLRDGELQLSLSNPYLSCALLAALLALLTRNTLLTTIVSMAVFFWIY
- a CDS encoding AzlC family ABC transporter permease; amino-acid sequence: MTIHNQQSSCVQELNRGREFLRGTLAVMPLTLAVIPWGILAGSLALETGLSALESQAMSLFVFAGSAQLVALGMIKAGSGLLAILVTTALITSRHLLYAMAMRPAISPLPLRWRLTLGFLLTDELFAVANQSKESPLRPWYALGAGLSFYLGWNLATLAGILAGSSMDNLGSLGLDFAIAATFIALVVPRIVNVATALCVLTAMLLSVLCEALAIPGGLLIAAVTAMAVGYIYQSLLGSSPVKPVETTQDKGEEQA
- a CDS encoding site-specific integrase, with the translated sequence MAFMIQPKPDPKTGVYKVRKVIPVELRPFLEGKSELKRSLDTKDAKEAKQRASAAVAELEALVATARIRLANQEQECTISNSDLDAIVSRWVTYEASRLDQPEILARYIRETDEGVEYNHDLFEELEEAALSNYYVHGREAVEKKFVKHMASFIDEALMLSGLSLSAFKPRLYLAKALAKQCKTFCSSAFDREGVARRDAIRGLPYRGPFTQTYPVSNQSTLLKGIHQELADMGFTVLSDANESYRAQVDSPEGAISNQSTLRQLFEWVNTQKGMTFDGFKLHRWLQDRTQPCNRAVEFFGDKPIGSIGKLELRSFFTFIITCPVKPKADIRRLPFAEQAKAAKAQGLATITVATAKKELNLISGYFQEAVRLDVIPSNPCHGVSPKPQTKSSLRERGYSESEVARIFSLSMFRELEPKTLARYGAAPYWLPVLLAYTGARAEEIAQLYVRDIEQLEANNSFWYIHIRDAREGQSVKNNEARKVPICDALIELGFIRYVKSLPPHGRLFPLLKANAAGKLHNGVAVYLKRKFQEANIELFEELKPLHAFRHRFITQARQVMREDIQNAITGHSNAGNVGRRYGSYADLHTAINKMPRIAIPQMY
- a CDS encoding phage/plasmid primase, P4 family, producing MTSLCSTLTCNTQPTLKQLGFAGIKAMFDLPELICQLTGNNIKPTQSDCCQLDDDVCPFCGHKGCFKIYHTDSEEQHYHCYSCNEHGDIFSFLVTCKLAKNASDAANKLLSGEIKGVTINTQPRPQTTRAAQDVPQLTPEQLEQRQALLEDAWEYYWEPMIEEDSKPLSWLMAKRKLSSDTLIDLGIGYSRGELWRHLTAKGYDLDELYDSGLVQKGQFSPRDYFPKDVYIFPHYDEQKHICRFTFKDPTKAKQFQLPKKYWLNDIQFYGQDTMDRSGCVALVEGEHDLLALVEHGWQGPVLATNGQLGQSQLNWLAERLKDRQLITFFDNDDAGNKYRERVAALGLPSLIQVTLPEGDGKDIDEYLRGESPLSLEELVSTCGTHYPPAEASPEEASAEAEDTPAATASIWDSIDPNTFNDVGNAKRLSTLWGRVVAFVPEFGQMYRFKYNIWEPTMDSELQAASEVGNNIIKHGMMEKCAAAAANEEEAFKLADKYIQFGRKSLERKKLVDMLEVYKSSHQIKASTLNCDPMKFGVRNGVIDLNTAKLLAPSPEMYISRCSEVSYDESAICPRWEQFIDEITCGDKEYGQLLQRIVGYTLTGRTDEQVMFFLHGHGCNGKSTFMNILQRLMGSYYHQISSDVLLQTNGSGKGPNPSLAKLVGSRLVVANELPEGSRMDENLVKSMTGDDIIVARQLYAKHELEYRPMFTLMIIGNHKPVIRDTSPGMWRRMILLPFNASFTGNQLDPKLMEKLYAELPGILNWAIKGVQMWLERSIKGSLPASIQAGIDEYRHESDLLANFLEEMTISEPESYIATDELYDAFRRWAERDSDWKMTRNIMTKRLKDKGFTKVRKQNKACIQGLMLKPRMEGNHDFYSSVVTALEPKYHA
- a CDS encoding winged helix-turn-helix transcriptional regulator: MFNQDVSKEVSVQGNTTDNFKVPFELLKNQLGKTLFEVSRLPVQSGLLQTGNISLAKLLARRCGYSLRTARRHIRRLELAGLITRQTSITAAGMQSVNLYQRRFD
- a CDS encoding DUF5655 domain-containing protein, which gives rise to MSDIKLFKCNSDEVTELEGKTAVVERDLQQLIERNMEACLGVRFLATEYNTGKTHRGRIDSLGLDENGCPVIIEYKRHTNENVINQGLFYLDWLLDHQAEFQLLVMKVLGTKAAEGIEWEGTRLLCIAGDFTKYDEHAVQQINRNIELLRYKLFADDLLMLELVNVVAASGQLSGPKSELSTKSKQRASYNMKTHLEQLELAPASLKLLYDNVIDFAASLGDDVHYKQLKLYGAFRRMKNFISIIVLPKQDPKLQLLLKLEPESIAMEDGFSRDVTHIGHWGTGNVELTIRSLEDLEKSKPLIQRAFEEN
- a CDS encoding DUF2787 domain-containing protein, whose protein sequence is MIDSKHIDLTEARRWLPVNVTLSGILRRTLEEHPNVQCSDGVTLNFRDPNYSVEHGGYHPVEIRLERSDSASGWRLVYITDFAFFGQIYPELEKELDFNLSNGTGYQAYMGEYPLNHFRGLYRIWESNFRYYLGLGVYQLTVTWD
- a CDS encoding recombinase family protein; its protein translation is MAEIGYARVSTTGQSLDAQLKALADCDKVFQEKVSGAEGDRPQLKLMLEFVREGDVVIVTKLDRLARNTKHLLEIAELLEKKRVSLQIQNLGIDTGTPTGKLMLTMVGAIATFERELMLERQAEGIALAKQRGKYKGRKPTAMLKRNQVIPLLEEGLPKPEIAKRVGISLSSVQRIAREQQ